The Microcoleus sp. AS-A8 genome contains the following window.
AAATTCTCAATAAATCCGCCCAAACAAAGCTACCCAACCCCGCTCCCACGGTTGCATAATCCACTTCTTCCACCGGTAATCCTGTAGCATGAAGGTCTTGTACAGCCACTTCCAATGCCTGAAACAGGGGTGGAGGAAAATTACGAGTAGTAGTTACCACCGGGATCGCTGGGGGTGGACTCGGATCGGGCAACCCGGTATTCGGGTTAAAGACAATCTGTGAATTCCTGGAAGGGGCAGACAATTGTATCCTCGCACCAAAGGCGATCGTAATTTGGTAAGGCCCAATTTGTAACGAATCGCCATTAGCCAACAACGTGCGCCCATTTGTAGCAACACGCTGACCATTGACAAAAGTACCATTGCGGCTGTTTTGGTCGATGACAACTAACGCGCCACTGTCTGTATCAATCAGCACATGGAAGCGAGAAACCTCAAGACTATTGAGAACCATCCGAGAGACAGGACGCCCTTGAATTTGGGCAGGCATGGCATTGAAGTCGCGCCCCAGTGCAATTGGAATACCCAGCGTCGGTTCTCGCCTCTCTCCGGTGGCGGGGTTATCCCAACTCAACTGAATTCGCAAAGGGGCAGAATTCATCTTTCCTATCCCTAATTACTATTGGGCGACATTAAAACACTAGTCGCTGCTGCCAAAGAGGTGCCACACCATTGACACCCCCACTCCAATCGTTCATAAGGAGAAACTCGATGGCATTTGGGGCACTCCAAACCATAGGAGACAGTACCCGGTGCAGGTTGATTGGCGGCTGCTGGAGGTTGGGGCGGAAGTAGAATGGTTGGCGGAATCCCGTTGTTAGGTTTCTCAAGAGAAATCTCAACGACTTTGAGTTCGAGTTGTCCCAACGCAATGATGCTACCCTGCCTTAAAGGTACCTCCGCGGCGACAATTTGCCTGTCATCTACAACTGGGGGATTCGTATGACGGAGGTTCCGCAGGCAAAAGGTTTGGGATGAAGGATTAAAAAAAATCTCAACATGCAACCCTGAGACAGTGGGGTCAGTCAAAATGATGTCGCACTCCTCTGGATTACGACCAATCCGAACCGTTCCCGGAGACTTACTAAGCTGTGGGTGACGAATTGTTTCTCGTCTGAGCTGACCAGCTTGGAGCCACTCTAAAGTTAATTCACACATAGCCCTGAATTTTGAACCTTCTAATAAGAACTCCAACTGATAACTTTAGAATTCCCATTACGATTCTGGCTAGCTAAGCACGAGTTGACCATTGTATGGCACGGAACGTAATATGGATTCCCAGGAATACACTGGGATGAGATCACTGAAGGGGTGATTCATCAAGCCTTCAGGCCATCCCTCCTGAAACTATGTGCAAGTCTTTTTGCCATTGCTGGCCTATCTCAATCATCCACTGCCCCTAGTGCTTTCAGCGTCGCTTTCTGGGCATCCGTCAAACCTGTAACGCCTGTAATGTTCATGCCTTCGTAGGGTTTGGGGACTGGTAGCGTTTTTAGGCAATCACCTGTCTTTGCATCCCAAAGCTTAATCGTCTCATCTTGGCTGGCACTGGCTATGCTGTGACCATCCGGACTGAAGGCAACTGACCAAACCCAATTGTCGTGTCCCTGGAGA
Protein-coding sequences here:
- a CDS encoding FHA domain-containing protein translates to MCELTLEWLQAGQLRRETIRHPQLSKSPGTVRIGRNPEECDIILTDPTVSGLHVEIFFNPSSQTFCLRNLRHTNPPVVDDRQIVAAEVPLRQGSIIALGQLELKVVEISLEKPNNGIPPTILLPPQPPAAANQPAPGTVSYGLECPKCHRVSPYERLEWGCQWCGTSLAAATSVLMSPNSN